The following are encoded together in the Lathyrus oleraceus cultivar Zhongwan6 chromosome 3, CAAS_Psat_ZW6_1.0, whole genome shotgun sequence genome:
- the LOC127129123 gene encoding blue copper protein 1a: MASSRSILFLSISMVLLSSVAMATDHIVGDDKGWTVDFNYTQWAQQMVFRVGDNLVFNYNPSFHNVFKVNGTLFQNCTFPAENEALSTGKDIIPLKTEGRKWYVCGKADHCASRQMKFVITVLAEGAPAPSTPSPPPSSDARHVVSSVFGVVMATMLATIAIFA; this comes from the exons ATGGCTTCTTCTCGTTCAATCTTGTTCCTTTCCATTTCCATGGTTTTGCTTTCCTCAGTTGCAATGGCTACTGATCATATTGTTGGTGATGATAAAGGCTGGACTGTTGATTTCAATTACACTCAATGGGCTCAGCAAATGGTTTTTCGTGTTGGTGACAATCTTG TTTTCAATTATAACCCTTCTTTCCACAATGTATTCAAAGTGAATGGAACACTCTTTCAAAACTGCACTTTTCCGGCAGAAAACGAAGCACTTTCGACAGGAAAAGATATCATTCCATTGAAAACTGAAGGCAGAAAATGGTATGTTTGTGGAAAAGCTGATCATTGTGCTTCTCGTCAAATGAAGTTTGTCATCACCGTTCTTGCAGAAGGTGCACCTGCTCCTTCTACTCCTTCTCCTCCACCGTCTTCTGATGCTCGTCATGTTGTATCTTCTGTGTTTGGAGTTGTCATGGCAACCATGCTTGCTACTATAGCCATCTTTGCATAA
- the LOC127129124 gene encoding inactive protein RESTRICTED TEV MOVEMENT 2 has product MESKHAYKRSYEDFDPMFKWRREQDRDTVELHLPGFKREQMRIQVNHLGFLVISGERPHDGTRWKRFKKEFEIPKYCNEDAIRGNFMQNILSVVMPKKVDLIPQEEVEEEMPELEDDDEYQEKHTYKSLNFGGRREEEESEKRDKERLYEYGGTRENQFGENDVETTRDLAFKFMVVIIVVMVIVNYLVDMSKSLMGEAQSYFQD; this is encoded by the exons ATGGAAAGCAAACATGCATATAAACGGTCTTATGAGGATTTTGATCCTATGTTTAAGTGGCGTAGAGAACAAGATCGTGACACGGTTGAACTTCATCTTCCAG gttttaagAGAGAGCAAATGAGAATTCAAGTGAACCATCTTGGTTTTTTGGTGATAAGTGGAGAACGTCCACATGATGGAACAAGATGGAAACGTTTCAAGAAAGAGTTTGAGATTCCAAAATATTGCAATGAAGATGCTATTCGTGGCAATTTCATGCAAAATATTCTTTCTGTTGTAATGCCAAAGAAAGTTGATCTCATACCTCAAGAGGAGGTAGAAGAAGAAATGCCGGAACTTGAAGACGATGATGAATATCAAGAGAAACATACATATAAGAGTTTGAACTTTggaggaagaagagaagaagaagagagtGAAAAGAGAGATAAAGAGAGACTATATGAATATGGTGGCACAAGAGAAAATCAATTTGGAGAAAATGATGTAGAAACTACCAGAGATCTTGCTTTTAAATTCATGGTTGTGATTATTGTTGTAATGGTCATTGTAAATTATCTAGTGGATATGAGCAAAAGCCTCATGGGTGAAGCTCAATCCTATTTTCAAGATTAG